A genomic region of Anaerolineales bacterium contains the following coding sequences:
- a CDS encoding FAD/NAD(P)-binding protein, translating into MTHTFTIIGGGASGTLLATQLLRQATQRVHIHLVEQNGTMGRGVAYGTLSAAHRLNVPANKMGAYPEQPGHFYEWLQHNGFAYLPGDFVPRKIYAEYLRAQLDEAIAAHAEAIELIHDEAIDIEVEQVKAATQQAPSLRGAGLPAHEAIPHKAFVTLASGRVLASDAVVLAFGNALPPQPRFLSAAAAAAPGYFANPWQADLASHLKPTDRVLVLGMGLTAVDTLLSLHAQQHQGALYAISTHGWWPAAHAASASYPDFSAELAGKARVAEMLRVVRQHLRQAEAQGSNWRAVIDALRPSTQSLWQQLPLAEKQRFMRHLRRLWDVSRHRMPPECAAALDAMHASGQLHSLHGRVTAIDMAGSELSVSYRSRGQAHNLQVDAIINCMGSESNYTRLPSRLVQNLLARQCIQTDALAQGLEVAPDGTLGPRLYTLGTALKGVLWESTAMPEIRAQAHDLAALLLKAQS; encoded by the coding sequence ATGACGCATACCTTCACTATCATCGGCGGCGGCGCCAGTGGCACCCTGCTGGCAACCCAGCTCCTGCGCCAGGCTACCCAGCGTGTCCACATCCATCTGGTTGAGCAAAATGGCACCATGGGCCGCGGGGTTGCTTATGGCACCCTCAGCGCGGCCCATCGCCTGAACGTGCCCGCCAACAAAATGGGCGCCTATCCTGAGCAGCCCGGCCACTTCTACGAATGGCTACAACACAACGGCTTTGCCTACCTGCCTGGTGATTTTGTACCGCGCAAGATCTATGCTGAGTATTTGCGCGCCCAGTTGGATGAGGCCATCGCCGCGCACGCCGAGGCTATTGAGCTTATTCACGACGAAGCCATCGATATCGAAGTTGAGCAAGTTAAGGCGGCTACACAGCAGGCTCCGTCTTTGCGAGGCGCAGGCTTGCCTGCGCACGAGGCAATCCCCCACAAAGCATTTGTCACCCTGGCCTCTGGCCGTGTCCTCGCCAGCGACGCCGTTGTACTCGCCTTCGGCAACGCGTTGCCACCGCAACCACGCTTCCTGAGCGCCGCAGCGGCCGCGGCCCCCGGATACTTCGCCAACCCCTGGCAGGCAGACCTTGCCAGTCATCTAAAGCCCACGGACCGTGTGCTGGTGCTGGGCATGGGGCTCACCGCAGTGGATACGCTGCTCAGCCTGCACGCCCAACAGCATCAAGGCGCGCTTTACGCCATCTCCACCCACGGCTGGTGGCCGGCCGCGCACGCCGCCAGCGCCAGCTATCCTGATTTCAGTGCCGAGCTGGCTGGTAAGGCTCGCGTGGCCGAGATGCTGCGCGTAGTGCGCCAGCACCTGCGCCAGGCAGAAGCCCAGGGCAGCAATTGGCGTGCGGTGATCGATGCGCTGCGCCCCAGCACCCAATCCTTATGGCAACAGTTGCCCCTCGCCGAAAAACAGCGTTTCATGCGTCATTTGCGGCGCTTGTGGGATGTTTCTCGCCATCGCATGCCGCCAGAATGCGCCGCCGCGCTCGACGCTATGCACGCTAGCGGCCAGCTGCACAGTCTGCACGGCCGCGTCACTGCCATTGACATGGCTGGCAGCGAACTCAGCGTTTCGTACCGCAGCCGCGGCCAGGCACACAACCTGCAAGTGGACGCCATCATTAATTGCATGGGTTCAGAGAGCAACTACACGCGTCTGCCCAGCCGGCTGGTGCAAAACCTGCTCGCCCGCCAATGCATCCAGACGGATGCATTGGCCCAGGGTCTTGAGGTCGCACCGGATGGCACCCTGGGGCCGCGTCTCTACACGCTGGGCACCGCCCTCAAAGGTGTGCTGTGGGAAAGCACGGCTATGCCTGAGATCCGGGCACAGGCGCACGATCTCGCTGCGTTGTTGTTGAAGGCGCAGAGCTGA